A window of the Myxococcus virescens genome harbors these coding sequences:
- a CDS encoding TIGR02270 family protein: MRPLSPRRPTVRWELLERHLEEAEFLWTQWEHGLWSPELTLASLAEGDEGRLRAHLDALVLGGSAAATRLLLPALTSEDPARVASAAWALLSAEDADWREPVFQQLEQGAEETHPGLLRALELLDRPDLHALLLKKLPTLQPTLQAGALRVARVRHLDTSAALEQLDWEADPALHAEALRALPFAPRTQTGDARLSRALGHAHPTVSTAALETGLLLGSREAWEHARGSSSRGALLALAVAGESKDLAGLLARLKDGSAPAEVIWAVGFSGRLLAAEALLPLLRDEAQGPLAAASFAAITGLPMVPPFLMEAPADEEEDAEEEAEPEAEDLQAWLPSPRVLPGEVDAQAVEAWWARRRGGFTEGARVLRGTPLTVEVLVRALETEPMRRRPSLAWEAALRGGGTLQMESRQWTRVQREQALPLRGQRPEWLARAGSWPQGRRGDTPA; encoded by the coding sequence GTGAGGCCCTTGTCGCCACGCCGTCCAACGGTCCGCTGGGAGCTGCTGGAGCGCCACCTCGAGGAAGCCGAGTTCCTGTGGACGCAGTGGGAGCACGGCCTCTGGAGCCCGGAACTCACCCTGGCCTCGCTGGCCGAGGGCGATGAAGGACGTCTGCGGGCCCACCTGGATGCACTCGTGCTGGGAGGCAGCGCCGCCGCCACGCGCTTGCTGCTCCCCGCGCTGACCTCCGAGGACCCCGCGCGCGTGGCCAGCGCGGCCTGGGCCCTGCTCTCCGCCGAGGACGCCGACTGGCGCGAGCCTGTGTTCCAACAGCTGGAGCAGGGAGCCGAAGAGACGCACCCGGGCCTCCTCCGCGCGCTGGAGCTGCTCGACCGGCCGGACCTCCACGCCCTGCTCCTGAAGAAGCTGCCGACGTTGCAGCCAACGCTCCAGGCGGGAGCGCTCCGGGTCGCGCGCGTCCGTCACCTCGACACGAGCGCCGCGCTCGAGCAGCTCGACTGGGAGGCCGACCCGGCGCTGCATGCCGAGGCGCTTCGTGCCCTTCCCTTCGCTCCCAGGACGCAGACAGGGGATGCTCGGCTGTCACGCGCCCTGGGCCATGCCCATCCCACCGTGAGCACCGCCGCCCTGGAGACCGGGTTGCTGCTGGGCTCGCGTGAGGCCTGGGAGCACGCCCGAGGTTCCTCGTCGCGCGGCGCGCTCCTCGCGCTCGCCGTGGCGGGTGAGTCGAAGGACCTCGCGGGCCTCCTCGCGCGCCTGAAAGACGGCTCCGCACCGGCGGAGGTCATCTGGGCGGTGGGCTTCAGTGGCAGGCTCCTGGCGGCCGAGGCGTTGCTGCCGCTGCTGCGCGATGAGGCCCAGGGCCCGCTGGCCGCGGCCTCCTTCGCCGCCATCACCGGACTCCCCATGGTGCCTCCTTTCCTCATGGAGGCACCCGCTGACGAGGAGGAGGACGCGGAGGAGGAGGCCGAACCCGAGGCCGAGGACCTCCAGGCGTGGCTCCCCAGCCCCCGGGTGCTCCCCGGCGAGGTGGACGCCCAGGCCGTGGAGGCCTGGTGGGCGCGGCGGCGCGGCGGCTTCACGGAAGGCGCGCGTGTCCTGAGGGGCACACCCCTCACGGTGGAGGTGCTGGTCAGGGCCCTGGAGACCGAGCCCATGAGGCGGCGCCCGTCGCTCGCATGGGAGGCGGCCCTGCGCGGCGGGGGCACGCTCCAGATGGAGTCCCGGCAGTGGACGCGGGTGCAGCGCGAGCAGGCGCTTCCCCTGCGGGGGCAGCGCCCGGAATGGCTCGCCCGGGCAGGGAGCTGGCCGCAGGGCCGCCGAGGCGACACTCCCGCCTGA
- a CDS encoding DUF4150 domain-containing protein gives MSATVGVNKLSVVHKDTGGTTIAFPDVCKTPSPAGPVPIPYPNVAMSSDTAKGTTKVSVDGKPVCVEDSNFSTSTGDEAGTAGGGVVSGKTKGKAEFVNYSFDVKFEGKSVARTFDLMLHNDKNTPPAPLLQGPVIALGKSDTKARCLVCEKEL, from the coding sequence ATGAGCGCGACCGTTGGCGTCAACAAGCTGTCCGTCGTCCACAAGGACACCGGAGGGACCACCATCGCCTTCCCGGACGTCTGCAAGACGCCCAGCCCCGCCGGTCCCGTGCCCATTCCCTACCCCAACGTCGCCATGTCCTCGGACACGGCGAAGGGCACGACGAAAGTCTCAGTGGATGGCAAGCCGGTGTGCGTCGAGGACTCGAACTTCAGCACCAGCACCGGCGACGAGGCGGGCACCGCGGGCGGTGGCGTCGTCTCCGGCAAGACGAAGGGCAAGGCCGAGTTCGTCAACTACTCCTTCGACGTGAAGTTCGAGGGCAAGAGCGTGGCGCGGACCTTCGACCTCATGCTCCACAACGACAAGAACACCCCGCCCGCGCCGCTGCTCCAGGGGCCGGTCATCGCGCTCGGCAAGAGCGACACGAAGGCCCGGTGCCTCGTCTGTGAAAAGGAGCTGTGA
- a CDS encoding immunity 49 family protein — protein sequence MARLISLRADAADSLGERLSRFDPGADRSSILARLDAITLDLHLIAVATLLVDGHPQGFFLNLCRMAENGRRVQRLLADRGLPPPPARRNTPLLGALAAGHFSLAEAVAASAATQWQQGAEYEDEFLWAAALQHLTRTPSTPLESILVPLEKVGQEPYASRVAMARALVSRDAAAFAEAFAAACLDHGIVTEKRARSLATPVTSFAPHRFVWLEGLALLRLAERAGIAPEDTGFRYCPPLARVPMTTTYSGDWAVDTARAR from the coding sequence ATGGCCCGTCTCATCTCCCTCCGTGCAGATGCCGCTGACTCCCTGGGAGAAAGGCTGAGCCGGTTCGACCCGGGCGCGGACCGCTCCAGCATTCTCGCGCGGTTGGACGCCATCACGCTCGACCTGCACCTCATCGCCGTGGCCACGCTGCTGGTGGATGGTCATCCTCAGGGGTTCTTCCTCAACCTCTGCCGGATGGCGGAGAACGGCCGCCGGGTGCAGCGCCTCCTCGCGGACCGGGGCCTTCCGCCACCGCCCGCGCGGCGCAACACGCCGCTGCTCGGCGCGCTCGCCGCCGGCCACTTCTCCCTCGCGGAGGCCGTGGCCGCGAGCGCCGCCACCCAGTGGCAGCAGGGCGCCGAATACGAGGATGAGTTCCTCTGGGCCGCCGCCCTCCAGCACCTCACCCGCACGCCGTCCACTCCGCTGGAGTCCATCCTCGTCCCGCTGGAGAAGGTGGGCCAGGAGCCCTACGCCAGCCGGGTGGCCATGGCCCGGGCCCTGGTGTCCAGGGACGCCGCCGCCTTCGCCGAGGCCTTCGCCGCCGCCTGCCTGGACCACGGCATCGTCACGGAGAAGCGCGCCCGCTCGCTGGCCACACCCGTGACGTCCTTCGCGCCGCACCGGTTCGTCTGGCTCGAAGGACTGGCCCTCCTGCGCCTCGCCGAGCGCGCCGGCATCGCACCCGAGGACACCGGCTTCCGCTACTGCCCGCCCCTGGCCCGCGTCCCGATGACGACGACGTACTCGGGTGACTGGGCCGTGGACACGGCGCGGGCGCGATAA
- a CDS encoding glycoside hydrolase family 15 protein, translated as MATGSSGASVTGKPVAIEDHGVIGDLRTVALVGSEGTIDWFCFPHFDSPSVFAALLDRERGGHWGIAPEPDGVMKRQFYWPETNVLVTRFYTPDGVGELVDFMPMSGRKGMKEEREILRRVRVVRGQMVFRMECFPAFNYARDTHETKLIHSGATFSSDTLQLTLSSSVKLKKTERGVTASFTLHENQSAVFSLHPGARTSCEAVVHNHESSEDLFRETVEYWRHWLSGCQYTGRWRETVQRSALALKLMTFAPTGAIVAAPTCSLPESPGGTRNWDYRFCWLRDAAFTVYAFLRIGFKQEAAAFMRWVEARCAEYDDGPLPLMFGIDGKRVPEEQELLHLSGYGGARPVRIGNAAADQLQLDIYGELMDSVYLSNKYAAPISYDFWRHLRRLVDWVCDNWELPDEGIWEVRGGRRQFVYSKLMCWVAVDRAIRLADKRSFPADRARWHKVRDTIFEDIMDKGWNPERGAFVQYYGGHALDAANLLMPLVFFLSPVDPRMLQTLDVMRKPPSQGGLASDGLVFRYDVEATLDGIAGSEGTFNLCSFWLVEAMTRASVARPDLLEEARLIFERMLGYANHVGLYAEQTGMSGEALGNFPQALTHLALISSAYNLDRTLGRRD; from the coding sequence ATGGCAACGGGAAGCAGCGGCGCTTCGGTGACGGGAAAGCCGGTGGCCATCGAGGACCATGGCGTCATCGGCGACCTGCGGACGGTGGCGCTGGTGGGCAGCGAGGGCACCATCGACTGGTTTTGTTTTCCGCACTTCGACAGTCCCAGTGTCTTCGCCGCGCTGTTGGACCGTGAGAGGGGAGGCCACTGGGGCATCGCGCCGGAGCCCGACGGGGTGATGAAGCGGCAGTTCTACTGGCCGGAGACCAACGTCCTGGTGACGCGCTTCTACACGCCGGATGGCGTGGGCGAGCTGGTCGACTTCATGCCCATGTCGGGCAGGAAGGGGATGAAGGAGGAGCGGGAAATCCTCCGGCGCGTGCGGGTGGTGCGTGGACAGATGGTCTTCCGCATGGAGTGCTTCCCGGCCTTCAACTACGCGCGGGATACGCACGAGACGAAGCTCATCCACAGCGGAGCCACCTTCTCCTCTGACACGCTCCAGCTCACGCTGTCCTCGTCGGTGAAGCTGAAGAAGACGGAGCGGGGCGTCACCGCGTCCTTCACCCTGCATGAGAACCAGTCCGCCGTCTTCTCCCTGCACCCGGGCGCGCGCACGTCCTGCGAGGCGGTGGTGCACAACCATGAGTCCTCCGAGGACCTCTTCCGGGAGACGGTGGAGTACTGGCGCCACTGGCTGTCGGGCTGCCAGTACACGGGCCGGTGGCGGGAGACGGTGCAGCGCTCGGCGCTGGCGCTCAAGCTGATGACCTTCGCGCCCACGGGCGCCATCGTCGCGGCGCCCACTTGCAGCCTGCCGGAGTCACCGGGCGGAACGCGCAACTGGGACTATCGCTTCTGCTGGCTGCGCGACGCGGCCTTCACCGTGTACGCGTTCCTCCGCATCGGCTTCAAGCAGGAGGCGGCGGCCTTCATGCGCTGGGTGGAGGCGCGCTGCGCGGAGTACGACGACGGGCCGCTGCCCCTGATGTTCGGCATCGACGGCAAGCGCGTGCCCGAGGAGCAGGAACTCCTGCACCTGTCGGGCTATGGCGGCGCGCGCCCGGTGCGCATCGGCAACGCGGCGGCGGACCAGTTGCAGCTCGACATCTACGGCGAGCTGATGGACTCGGTGTACCTGTCCAACAAGTACGCGGCGCCCATCTCCTATGACTTCTGGCGGCACCTGCGGCGGCTGGTGGACTGGGTGTGTGACAACTGGGAGCTGCCGGACGAGGGCATCTGGGAGGTGCGCGGCGGGCGGCGGCAGTTCGTGTACTCGAAGCTGATGTGCTGGGTGGCGGTGGACCGGGCCATCCGGCTGGCGGACAAGCGCAGCTTCCCGGCGGACCGGGCCCGCTGGCACAAGGTGCGGGATACCATCTTCGAGGACATCATGGACAAGGGCTGGAACCCGGAGCGGGGCGCCTTCGTCCAGTACTACGGCGGCCACGCGCTGGACGCGGCGAATCTGCTGATGCCGCTGGTGTTCTTCCTGTCCCCGGTGGACCCGCGCATGCTCCAGACGCTGGACGTCATGCGCAAGCCGCCATCCCAAGGCGGCCTCGCGTCGGACGGGTTGGTGTTCCGCTACGACGTGGAGGCCACGTTGGATGGGATTGCCGGCAGCGAGGGCACCTTCAACCTCTGCAGCTTCTGGCTGGTGGAGGCGATGACGCGCGCCAGCGTGGCCCGGCCCGACTTGCTGGAGGAGGCGCGGCTCATCTTCGAGCGGATGCTGGGCTACGCCAACCACGTGGGCCTGTACGCGGAGCAGACGGGCATGTCCGGCGAGGCCCTGGGCAACTTCCCGCAGGCGCTCACCCACCTGGCGCTCATCAGCTCCGCCTACAACCTGGACCGCACGCTGGGCCGGCGCGACTGA
- a CDS encoding imm11 family protein: MKYFVFKVMAEEAGFIDAYPRGSPADWKFEKGISLAKDFPKGGEVAFSDNYPDDRNLYDFQPNLMSDLLVSGRARQFIESLGITNAEWLPVVVKDHEGAVVGPDYAFLNLLGAEDAIDMARSVYEMNHIAKDQIGLIEQLALSPDRISPHAKMFRCRTYRRLILVREDTLATFQRAGLTGFRTYDAEGWDGVEL, encoded by the coding sequence GTGAAGTACTTCGTCTTCAAGGTCATGGCGGAAGAAGCTGGATTCATTGATGCCTATCCTCGTGGAAGCCCAGCAGACTGGAAGTTCGAAAAAGGCATCAGCCTCGCCAAGGATTTTCCAAAGGGTGGCGAGGTTGCCTTTTCCGATAACTACCCGGACGACCGGAACCTCTATGACTTCCAGCCGAACTTGATGAGTGACCTGCTCGTCTCGGGACGTGCGCGTCAGTTCATCGAATCGCTCGGCATCACCAACGCCGAATGGCTTCCGGTCGTGGTCAAGGACCACGAAGGCGCAGTCGTCGGTCCCGACTACGCCTTCCTCAACCTCCTCGGTGCCGAAGACGCCATCGATATGGCCCGCTCGGTCTACGAGATGAATCACATCGCCAAGGACCAAATCGGGCTTATCGAACAACTGGCCCTCAGTCCCGACAGAATCAGCCCTCATGCCAAGATGTTCCGATGCAGGACGTATCGTCGGCTCATCCTCGTTCGCGAAGACACCCTCGCGACATTCCAACGCGCGGGGCTGACAGGTTTCAGAACCTACGACGCCGAGGGATGGGACGGCGTGGAACTCTGA
- a CDS encoding AHH domain-containing protein — protein sequence MSNLSASEMNTELAQRLLSIFERSRDRKYTAAKAAKKKKPKPAASAADDADHVDDSAPPRGVLGKDSDYAQNGSDYIASLDGRDVYRVFDHSYLDEIRDLVKQTAEFPGGPPENFNPRAKDKDKKPALQKYPYAWEAHHILPGSAFYYELEDGPVFTYRQLRLILQSDYNLNHGHNIIMLPDQAWAVPVHALLQHPGDHPNYTQQVMRDMKTIAQKLQKAIDSQKEHKALIEDVFDQLHKLENKYWKLLVALSRAVVASVTAGKEYKHALVRYAPKDKKAKSRYEWGSLY from the coding sequence ATGAGCAACCTGAGTGCGAGCGAGATGAACACGGAGCTGGCGCAGCGGCTCCTGTCCATCTTCGAGCGAAGCAGGGACCGGAAGTACACGGCGGCCAAGGCGGCGAAGAAGAAGAAGCCGAAGCCCGCGGCCAGCGCCGCGGATGACGCCGACCACGTGGACGACAGCGCCCCGCCCCGGGGAGTACTCGGCAAGGACAGCGACTACGCGCAGAACGGCTCTGACTACATCGCGTCCCTGGACGGGCGTGACGTGTACCGCGTCTTCGACCACTCCTACCTGGATGAAATCCGGGACCTAGTGAAGCAGACCGCTGAGTTCCCCGGGGGGCCACCGGAGAACTTCAACCCGAGGGCCAAGGACAAGGACAAGAAGCCCGCGCTCCAGAAGTACCCGTACGCGTGGGAGGCACACCACATCCTCCCGGGCTCGGCGTTCTACTACGAATTGGAGGACGGCCCGGTCTTCACATACCGGCAGCTCCGCCTCATCCTCCAGTCCGACTACAACCTGAATCACGGTCACAACATCATCATGCTGCCGGACCAGGCTTGGGCCGTGCCTGTCCACGCGCTGCTGCAACATCCAGGCGACCATCCCAACTACACGCAGCAGGTGATGCGGGACATGAAAACCATCGCCCAAAAGCTTCAGAAGGCGATCGACTCTCAAAAAGAACACAAGGCGTTGATCGAGGATGTTTTTGACCAGTTGCACAAGCTGGAGAACAAGTACTGGAAGCTCCTCGTTGCACTGAGCCGAGCAGTTGTGGCCTCGGTCACCGCAGGCAAGGAGTACAAGCACGCCCTTGTGCGCTATGCCCCGAAGGACAAGAAGGCCAAGAGCCGTTATGAGTGGGGCTCTCTCTATTAA
- a CDS encoding imm11 family protein — MKYFVFKVMAEEAGYIEKLPNGSPTDWKFHEGISLAKDFPAGGEVSFSKNYPDNRNLYDFQPNIMSNLLVSGHARKIIESLGVTNAEWLPVTIKDHQGKVVGPDYAFLNLLGAEDAIDMERSEYEMDSLEKDQIGNIDALALNTSAIRPDAKMFRCTKERRLILIREDVHAAFEQAGLTGFKVYEAEGWDGLEL, encoded by the coding sequence GTGAAATATTTTGTATTCAAGGTCATGGCTGAAGAGGCGGGCTACATCGAGAAGCTTCCGAATGGCAGCCCTACTGATTGGAAGTTCCACGAAGGCATCAGCCTTGCTAAAGACTTTCCAGCAGGCGGGGAAGTTTCGTTTTCAAAAAACTATCCCGACAATCGAAATCTCTATGATTTTCAACCCAATATCATGAGCAACCTGCTCGTCTCGGGACACGCACGCAAGATCATCGAGTCGCTCGGTGTCACCAATGCCGAATGGCTTCCGGTCACCATCAAGGATCATCAGGGCAAGGTCGTGGGTCCGGACTATGCATTCCTCAATCTCCTGGGTGCCGAAGACGCCATCGACATGGAACGCTCGGAGTACGAGATGGACTCCCTCGAGAAAGACCAGATCGGGAATATTGATGCGTTGGCTCTGAACACCAGCGCCATCCGTCCCGACGCAAAGATGTTCCGCTGCACGAAGGAACGCCGTCTCATTCTCATCCGTGAAGACGTCCACGCTGCTTTCGAGCAAGCGGGCCTGACCGGCTTCAAGGTCTACGAAGCTGAAGGCTGGGACGGACTGGAGCTCTGA
- a CDS encoding imm11 family protein, which yields MKYFVFKVRAKEAGFIDAYPRGSPTEWKFAEGISLIHQFPVGGETSFSPSYPDNRNLYDFQPNLMSDLLVSGRARKLIESLEVTNAEWLPVVVKDHQGAVVGPDYAFLNLQGAEDAIDMERSVYRMNAIAKDQIGRVKKLALKYDAISPQAKLFRCTMERRLILIREDVHAAFVQAGLTGFKVYAAEGWNGLEL from the coding sequence ATGAAATACTTCGTGTTCAAGGTCAGGGCAAAAGAGGCGGGTTTCATTGATGCCTATCCTCGTGGAAGCCCCACCGAATGGAAGTTCGCTGAAGGCATCAGTCTCATCCATCAGTTTCCTGTCGGGGGTGAGACTTCCTTCTCCCCAAGCTATCCAGACAACAGGAACCTCTATGACTTCCAACCGAACCTGATGAGCGACCTGCTTGTCTCAGGCCGCGCGCGCAAGCTCATCGAATCCCTGGAGGTCACCAACGCGGAATGGCTTCCCGTCGTGGTCAAGGACCATCAAGGCGCGGTCGTGGGTCCCGATTACGCCTTCCTCAATCTCCAGGGGGCCGAAGACGCCATCGACATGGAGCGGTCGGTCTACAGGATGAACGCCATCGCCAAGGACCAGATTGGCCGCGTGAAGAAGCTGGCCCTGAAGTACGACGCCATCTCCCCGCAAGCGAAGCTGTTCCGCTGCACCATGGAGCGCCGCCTCATCCTCATCCGAGAGGACGTGCACGCCGCCTTCGTCCAGGCGGGCCTCACCGGCTTCAAGGTCTACGCAGCCGAGGGTTGGAACGGCCTGGAGCTGTGA